In the genome of Nocardioides seonyuensis, one region contains:
- a CDS encoding NADH-quinone oxidoreductase subunit A: MDLYTPVLALALLAAGFAVFSVLMSAFIGPKRYNRAKLDSYECGIEPTPHAVGGGRFPIKYFITAMLFIVFDIEIIFLYPWAVHFDAMEVFGLIEMVLFIGTVFIAYAYVWRRGGLDWD, encoded by the coding sequence ATGGACCTCTACACGCCGGTGCTGGCGCTGGCCCTCCTGGCGGCAGGCTTCGCGGTCTTCTCGGTGCTCATGAGCGCCTTCATCGGGCCCAAGCGCTACAACCGCGCCAAGCTCGACTCCTACGAGTGCGGCATCGAGCCCACGCCGCACGCAGTGGGCGGTGGGCGGTTCCCCATCAAGTACTTCATCACCGCGATGCTCTTCATCGTCTTCGACATCGAGATCATCTTCCTCTACCCGTGGGCGGTGCACTTCGACGCCATGGAGGTCTTCGGCCTCATCGAGATGGTGCTCTTCATCGGCACGGTGTTCATCGCCTACGCATATGTGTGGCGACGCGGCGGCTTGGACTGGGACTGA
- a CDS encoding demethylmenaquinone methyltransferase, whose amino-acid sequence MARAELDKQPSDVRRMFDTVARRYDLTNDLMTAGIQRSWRRSMVRAVGPRPGDLVLDLAAGTGCSSEPFAQHGAIAVACDFSVGMLRQGRIDRPAVPFVAGDGTRLPFLDDTFDSVTISYGLRNFVDPLVGLREMRRVVRPGGRLVVCEFSTPTNPAFRALYLDGFMRALPAIASVTASAADAYTYLAESIRAWPDQEGLATLIAEAGWHDPEWRNLTGGIVALHRATA is encoded by the coding sequence GTGGCCCGCGCTGAACTCGACAAGCAGCCCTCCGACGTCCGTCGCATGTTCGACACCGTCGCCAGGCGCTATGACCTCACCAACGACCTGATGACGGCAGGGATCCAGCGCAGCTGGCGCCGCTCGATGGTGAGGGCCGTCGGGCCGCGGCCGGGTGACCTGGTGCTGGACCTGGCGGCGGGGACCGGCTGCTCCAGCGAGCCGTTCGCGCAGCACGGCGCCATCGCGGTGGCCTGCGACTTCTCGGTCGGGATGCTGCGCCAGGGCAGGATCGACCGGCCTGCCGTGCCGTTCGTGGCAGGGGATGGCACTCGCCTGCCCTTCCTCGACGACACCTTCGACTCGGTGACGATCTCCTACGGGCTTCGCAACTTCGTCGATCCTCTCGTCGGGCTCCGGGAGATGCGACGCGTCGTCCGACCGGGCGGACGGCTGGTGGTCTGCGAGTTCAGCACGCCCACCAACCCGGCGTTCCGGGCGCTCTACCTCGACGGCTTCATGAGGGCACTCCCCGCCATCGCGTCGGTGACCGCCAGCGCCGCGGACGCCTACACCTACCTCGCCGAGTCGATCCGGGCCTGGCCCGACCAGGAGGGGCTGGCAACGCTGATCGCGGAGGCGGGCTGGCACGACCCGGAGTGGCGCAACCTGACCGGCGGCATCGTGGCCCTCCATCGGGCGACGGCATGA
- a CDS encoding cytochrome P450 encodes MAAPVRFDLSDPTFDVTSDVVHAARAQRWWVETNLGWALLRYEESAALLADRRFQQGNAKWPEQNGIYSGRFAGWWKETLLSLEGDDHRRIRRLLMPAFRSKVIAAMRPQFQALAHELVDDFAPRGEVEFISEFAEPYAARILCQLIGLPEADWRQLAHWADDLGKSFGIAIRDDLPRIEAALDGLYGFVDELVARRLEEPADDLVSTLIAASTAEDGRLTREELSVAVVFLAFAGMETTRNQLGLALQTLLQHPDQWRLLGERPELGEQAVEEVMRVNPTVTWVTREAREDVDLGDLHIPKGGIVQVLSHSAGTDPLAMPDPSFDIREVRPPHLGFGSGVHHCLGHFVARTDMAVALPLLAARMPDAVPDGPGRWLPVSGNTGALEFPVRFSPGH; translated from the coding sequence ATGGCCGCTCCCGTGCGCTTCGACCTGTCGGACCCGACCTTCGACGTCACCTCGGACGTCGTGCACGCGGCCCGTGCCCAACGGTGGTGGGTCGAGACCAACCTCGGCTGGGCGCTCCTGCGGTACGAGGAGTCCGCGGCGCTGCTCGCAGACCGTCGGTTCCAGCAGGGCAACGCCAAGTGGCCGGAGCAGAACGGCATCTACTCCGGCAGGTTCGCGGGCTGGTGGAAGGAGACCCTCCTCTCCCTCGAGGGCGACGACCACCGACGCATCCGCCGACTGCTCATGCCGGCGTTCCGCAGCAAGGTCATCGCGGCCATGCGGCCACAGTTCCAGGCACTCGCCCACGAGCTGGTCGACGACTTCGCACCTCGGGGTGAGGTGGAGTTCATCTCGGAGTTCGCCGAGCCCTACGCGGCCCGGATCCTGTGCCAGCTGATCGGCCTGCCCGAGGCGGACTGGCGCCAGCTCGCCCACTGGGCCGACGACCTGGGCAAGTCGTTCGGCATCGCCATCCGCGACGACCTGCCCCGCATCGAGGCAGCCCTCGACGGCCTCTACGGTTTCGTCGACGAGCTGGTCGCCCGCCGCCTCGAGGAGCCCGCCGATGACCTGGTCAGCACCCTCATCGCGGCCTCCACCGCCGAGGACGGCAGGCTGACCCGCGAGGAGCTCTCGGTCGCAGTGGTGTTCCTGGCCTTCGCAGGGATGGAGACCACGCGCAACCAGCTCGGCCTCGCACTCCAGACCCTGCTGCAGCATCCCGACCAGTGGCGCCTCCTGGGTGAGCGTCCGGAGCTGGGCGAGCAGGCGGTCGAGGAGGTGATGCGCGTCAATCCGACCGTCACCTGGGTGACCCGCGAGGCCCGGGAGGACGTCGACCTGGGCGACCTCCACATCCCCAAGGGCGGCATCGTGCAGGTGCTCTCCCACTCCGCCGGCACGGATCCCCTCGCGATGCCGGACCCCTCGTTCGACATCCGCGAGGTGCGCCCGCCCCATCTCGGCTTCGGGTCGGGGGTCCACCACTGCCTGGGCCACTTCGTCGCGCGCACCGACATGGCGGTCGCGCTGCCGCTGCTCGCCGCGCGGATGCCCGATGCCGTACCGGACGGCCCGGGGCGCTGGCTCCCCGTGTCAGGCAACACCGGAGCGCTGGAGTTCCCGGTGCGGTTCTCTCCCGGGCACTGA
- a CDS encoding isochorismate synthase: protein MTSSPHGRTAGPLAVRTVAVDPEVAADRSLLDLVPDDHPVTWLRRGEGLVGWGVAALVRTHGPTRFSDAVKWWSETVARSDVRDDVAEPGTGLVCFGSFAFADEPGDSVLVVPRYVVGRRGDRTWLTTVDADAPALVNAQPPQPSTGLVFSDGALNSDEWMSVVADAVGRIGSGHLEKVVLARDLVATTDEPLDVRGPLARLADDYEMCWTFHVDGMFGATPEMLVRRERGLVTSRVLAGTIRRTGHDDRDLALAATLARSSKDLEEHEYAVRSVADALEPHCSSMNVPEAPFVLHLPNVMHLATDVNGVVHDDATALQLAEALHPSAAVGGTPTDVATELIGAIEGMDRDRYAGPVGWMDASGDGEWGIALRSALVSGDTVRLFAGCGIVGDSDPEAELAESQAKFVPVRDALSGP from the coding sequence GTGACGTCGTCTCCCCACGGTCGGACCGCCGGGCCCCTGGCCGTGCGGACCGTCGCCGTCGACCCCGAGGTCGCCGCCGACCGGTCGCTGCTCGACCTCGTCCCCGACGACCACCCGGTCACCTGGCTGCGCCGCGGAGAAGGGCTCGTCGGGTGGGGCGTCGCAGCCCTGGTCCGCACCCACGGCCCGACCCGCTTCAGCGACGCGGTGAAGTGGTGGTCCGAGACGGTCGCGCGCAGCGACGTGCGCGACGACGTGGCCGAGCCGGGCACGGGCCTGGTCTGCTTCGGCTCCTTCGCGTTCGCCGACGAGCCCGGCGACTCGGTCCTGGTCGTGCCGCGCTACGTCGTCGGACGCCGAGGCGACCGCACCTGGCTGACGACCGTCGACGCCGACGCACCGGCGCTGGTCAACGCGCAACCGCCCCAGCCGAGCACCGGCCTGGTGTTCTCCGACGGCGCCCTCAACAGCGACGAGTGGATGTCGGTCGTGGCCGATGCCGTGGGCCGGATCGGGTCGGGCCACCTGGAGAAGGTCGTCCTGGCCCGCGACCTGGTGGCCACGACCGACGAGCCGCTGGACGTCCGCGGGCCGCTGGCGCGACTGGCTGACGACTACGAGATGTGCTGGACCTTCCACGTCGACGGCATGTTCGGTGCGACGCCCGAGATGCTCGTACGCCGCGAGCGCGGCCTCGTCACCTCGCGCGTCCTCGCCGGCACGATCCGTCGTACCGGTCACGACGACCGCGACCTCGCGCTGGCCGCGACGCTCGCCCGGTCCTCCAAGGACCTCGAGGAGCACGAGTACGCCGTGCGCTCCGTCGCCGACGCCCTCGAGCCGCACTGCTCCTCCATGAACGTGCCCGAGGCCCCGTTCGTCCTCCACCTCCCCAACGTCATGCACCTGGCCACCGACGTGAACGGCGTCGTCCACGACGACGCCACCGCGCTCCAGCTCGCCGAGGCCCTGCACCCGTCGGCTGCCGTCGGCGGGACCCCCACCGACGTGGCGACGGAGCTGATCGGTGCGATCGAGGGCATGGACCGCGACCGCTACGCAGGCCCGGTGGGCTGGATGGACGCGAGCGGTGACGGCGAGTGGGGGATCGCGCTGCGCTCCGCACTGGTGTCAGGGGACACGGTGCGGCTCTTCGCCGGCTGCGGGATCGTGGGCGACTCCGACCCCGAGGCCGAGCTCGCGGAGTCCCAGGCGAAGTTCGTGCCCGTGCGGGACGCGCTCTCCGGCCCCTGA
- a CDS encoding MBL fold metallo-hydrolase: MRITKLGHACVRLEHDDSVVVIDPGVFTDRAALDGAGAVLITHEHPDHYDADNLRASAAPIWTVADVAELIARDAPDLRERVRVVGPDQEFDGGVPVRAVGEQHAVIHPELPRVHNSGYVLRLGDLSVYHPGDALTLPEEDVDLLCLPVSAPWLKVSEAIDFARSVGAPRNLAIHDRVYSDAGLGIVDGHFDRFLSAAGQDYTRLKDGSDLD; the protein is encoded by the coding sequence ATGCGCATCACGAAGCTCGGTCACGCCTGTGTCCGCCTCGAGCACGACGACTCGGTCGTCGTCATCGACCCGGGAGTCTTCACCGACCGCGCCGCGCTCGACGGGGCGGGCGCGGTGCTCATCACCCACGAGCACCCCGACCACTACGACGCCGACAACCTGCGCGCCTCCGCTGCCCCGATCTGGACCGTCGCGGACGTGGCAGAGCTCATCGCCCGGGACGCGCCGGACCTCCGGGAGCGCGTGCGGGTGGTGGGTCCCGACCAGGAGTTCGACGGCGGCGTGCCGGTCAGGGCGGTGGGGGAGCAGCATGCCGTGATCCATCCCGAGCTGCCCAGGGTCCACAACAGCGGCTACGTGCTGCGCCTGGGCGACCTCTCGGTCTACCACCCCGGCGATGCCCTGACCCTCCCCGAGGAGGACGTCGACCTGCTCTGCCTGCCGGTCAGCGCTCCGTGGCTGAAGGTGTCCGAGGCGATCGACTTCGCCCGCTCGGTCGGTGCCCCCCGCAACCTCGCGATCCACGACCGGGTCTACTCCGATGCCGGGCTCGGCATCGTCGACGGCCACTTCGACCGGTTCCTCTCAGCGGCCGGGCAGGACTACACGCGGCTGAAGGACGGATCTGACCTGGACTGA
- a CDS encoding glycoside hydrolase family 16 protein, which yields MSARRVLVASAIALLMPASLLLSTQTSSANPVSTVSSHTAAKTFAATTSARKKRKGKVTPLPSTTPTWADEFSGSSLAPHWSHRGQDYEKDSKRLCSKGDPSAVKVKGGKVRISVIKDRKRKGKCKARERGKVVGKFAYRLNGHIGTENQFSFKYGTIAARIKFQKSRGQHGSFWMQPAEATGGNEMDVIEYFGDKHPQGGLTSFIHWYKGKKSIKTGSWIKKSHKFLKNKRDGWSKNFHVFSVEWKPNLLIFRIDGKESWRTRTAVSQAAQYPILSLLASDYELSEMKDKKLPQHMYVDWIRVWEDTP from the coding sequence ATGTCTGCACGCCGCGTGCTCGTCGCCAGCGCCATTGCGCTGTTGATGCCCGCCTCGTTGCTCCTGTCCACCCAGACCAGCTCCGCCAACCCGGTCAGCACGGTGTCCTCGCACACCGCTGCCAAGACGTTCGCCGCCACCACCTCGGCACGCAAGAAGCGCAAGGGCAAGGTCACGCCCCTGCCGTCGACGACCCCGACGTGGGCCGACGAGTTCTCCGGCTCCTCGCTGGCTCCCCACTGGAGCCACCGCGGCCAGGACTACGAGAAGGACAGCAAGCGCCTCTGCTCCAAGGGCGACCCGAGCGCCGTCAAGGTCAAGGGGGGCAAGGTCCGCATCAGCGTGATCAAGGACCGCAAGCGCAAGGGCAAGTGCAAGGCCCGTGAGCGTGGCAAGGTCGTCGGCAAGTTCGCCTACCGCCTCAACGGCCACATCGGCACCGAGAACCAGTTCTCGTTCAAGTACGGCACCATCGCGGCCCGCATCAAGTTCCAGAAGTCGCGCGGCCAGCACGGCAGCTTCTGGATGCAGCCCGCCGAGGCGACCGGTGGCAACGAGATGGACGTCATCGAGTACTTCGGCGACAAGCACCCCCAGGGCGGCCTGACCAGCTTCATCCACTGGTACAAGGGCAAGAAGTCCATCAAGACCGGCTCCTGGATCAAGAAGTCCCACAAGTTCCTCAAGAACAAGCGCGACGGCTGGTCGAAGAACTTCCACGTCTTCTCGGTCGAGTGGAAGCCCAACCTCCTGATCTTCCGCATCGACGGCAAGGAGTCGTGGCGCACCCGCACGGCGGTCTCGCAGGCTGCCCAGTACCCCATCCTGAGCCTGCTCGCCTCCGACTACGAGCTGTCGGAGATGAAGGACAAGAAGCTCCCGCAGCACATGTACGTCGACTGGATCCGCGTCTGGGAGGACACTCCCTGA
- the menD gene encoding 2-succinyl-5-enolpyruvyl-6-hydroxy-3-cyclohexene-1-carboxylic-acid synthase, with the protein MSDSTRLARNLVGAMVGAGVHDVVLAPGSRNAPLAFALHDAADAGLLRLHTRLDERSAAFLALGLTKVGATAAVVCTSGTAVANLHPAVLEAAHAGLGLVVVTADRPAALRGTGASQTTDQVRIFGGAAVFHDVATDADLADVRHSLADLPWAEGPLHVNVQLSPPLVPEDRWQATATTVESPFVRKGRKAPHQFELAPGPRTVVVAGDDAGPRARVLAQAGGWPLLAEPTSGSRTGDNPIRCYRLLLDSALGGRIERVVVAGHPTLSRPVTRLLEREDVEVVSVRPRGTWAERPFAVSRTVEAVRVATSDGGEWLDEWRAADRDVSRALDRLLAEEPDLTPYEVAGAVSRALPPGGLLFVGASSPIRDLDLMVAPYGVGDRRKVIANRGLAGIDGTVSSAVGAALGRPDSSRALALMGDVTFLHDMTGLVLGPREERPDLTIVVVNDDGGSIFSMLEQGAQGYADRYDTLFGTPHGVDVASLCAATRTPHLRVGSLPELEQALSMPNGGLEVIEAAVRRDNRRELDARIRALV; encoded by the coding sequence ATGAGCGACTCGACGCGGCTGGCGCGCAACCTCGTCGGAGCCATGGTCGGAGCCGGTGTGCACGACGTCGTCCTCGCGCCGGGCTCCCGCAACGCCCCGCTGGCGTTCGCTCTCCACGACGCCGCCGACGCCGGGCTGCTCCGCCTGCACACGCGCCTGGACGAGCGGTCAGCCGCCTTCCTCGCCCTCGGCCTGACCAAGGTGGGAGCCACCGCGGCCGTCGTGTGCACCTCCGGCACCGCCGTCGCCAACCTCCACCCCGCGGTCCTGGAGGCAGCGCACGCCGGGCTCGGCCTCGTCGTCGTCACCGCCGACCGGCCCGCCGCGCTGCGCGGCACGGGCGCCTCGCAGACCACCGACCAGGTGCGCATCTTCGGCGGCGCCGCGGTCTTCCACGACGTGGCCACCGACGCCGACCTGGCCGACGTACGACACTCCCTCGCCGACCTGCCGTGGGCCGAGGGTCCCCTGCACGTCAACGTCCAGCTCTCCCCGCCGCTGGTCCCCGAGGACCGGTGGCAGGCGACTGCGACGACCGTCGAGTCCCCGTTCGTGCGGAAGGGTCGCAAGGCCCCGCACCAGTTCGAGCTCGCCCCCGGGCCGCGCACCGTCGTCGTGGCGGGTGACGACGCCGGGCCCCGGGCGAGGGTGCTCGCGCAGGCCGGCGGGTGGCCGCTGCTCGCGGAGCCGACGTCCGGATCCCGCACCGGCGACAACCCGATCCGTTGCTACCGGCTCCTCCTCGACTCCGCCCTCGGCGGGCGCATCGAGCGGGTCGTGGTGGCAGGACACCCCACCCTGTCGCGGCCCGTCACGAGGCTGCTGGAGAGGGAGGACGTCGAGGTCGTGTCCGTGCGTCCGCGCGGCACCTGGGCCGAGCGGCCGTTCGCGGTGTCCCGCACCGTCGAGGCGGTCCGGGTGGCCACCAGCGACGGCGGTGAGTGGCTCGACGAGTGGCGTGCGGCCGACAGGGACGTCTCCCGTGCGCTGGACCGCCTGCTGGCCGAGGAGCCCGACCTCACGCCCTACGAGGTGGCCGGTGCGGTGAGCCGCGCGCTGCCGCCTGGCGGGCTGCTGTTCGTCGGCGCCTCGAGCCCGATCCGCGACCTCGACCTCATGGTGGCCCCCTACGGCGTGGGCGACCGCCGCAAGGTCATCGCCAACCGTGGGCTGGCAGGCATCGACGGCACGGTCTCCAGCGCCGTCGGCGCCGCCCTGGGGCGCCCGGACTCCTCGCGGGCGCTCGCCCTGATGGGCGACGTGACGTTCCTGCACGACATGACCGGCCTCGTCCTGGGCCCGCGCGAGGAGCGTCCCGACCTCACGATCGTCGTGGTCAACGACGACGGCGGCTCGATCTTCTCGATGCTCGAGCAGGGCGCGCAGGGCTACGCCGACCGGTACGACACCCTGTTCGGGACGCCGCACGGGGTGGACGTGGCGAGCCTCTGCGCGGCGACTCGGACGCCCCACCTCCGGGTCGGCTCCCTGCCCGAGCTCGAGCAGGCCCTCTCAATGCCGAACGGCGGCCTCGAGGTGATCGAGGCCGCCGTCAGACGGGACAACCGGCGCGAGCTCGACGCTCGCATCCGCGCGCTGGTGTGA
- a CDS encoding o-succinylbenzoate synthase codes for MRVFSIPLRTPFRGITVREGVLLQGPAGWGEWSPFLEYDASTARPWLAAAEEAAAGDWPEPLRNEVPVNVTVPACDPERAHEIVRAGGCATAKVKVAERGQTLADDQARLEAVRDALGPTGLVRIDANGGWDVDGAVRAITVLDRAAGGLEYVEQPVAAVEDLAVVRRRVEVRIAADESIRRADDPYLVRDLEAADIAVLKVQPLGGVRACLRIAEDIGLPVVVSSAVESSVGIAAGVALAAALPELPHACGLATVQLLTDDVAVEPLLPVGGMLPVRTPQVDAAALERLAAPADRVAHWEQRLADVKEQG; via the coding sequence ATCCGCGTCTTCTCGATCCCGCTGCGCACCCCGTTCCGCGGCATCACGGTCCGCGAGGGCGTCCTCCTGCAGGGTCCGGCGGGCTGGGGGGAGTGGTCGCCGTTCCTCGAGTACGACGCCTCCACCGCACGTCCGTGGCTCGCGGCCGCCGAGGAGGCCGCGGCGGGCGACTGGCCCGAGCCGTTGCGCAACGAGGTCCCCGTCAACGTCACCGTGCCGGCCTGCGACCCCGAGCGGGCCCACGAGATCGTGCGGGCGGGCGGGTGCGCCACCGCCAAGGTCAAGGTCGCCGAGCGGGGACAGACCCTGGCCGACGACCAGGCCCGTCTCGAGGCGGTGCGTGACGCGCTCGGCCCGACCGGGCTGGTCCGCATCGACGCCAACGGCGGTTGGGACGTCGACGGGGCCGTCCGGGCGATCACCGTGCTCGACCGCGCGGCCGGCGGGCTGGAGTATGTCGAGCAGCCCGTGGCCGCAGTCGAGGACCTGGCGGTCGTACGTCGCAGGGTCGAGGTCCGCATCGCCGCCGACGAGTCGATCCGGCGAGCCGACGACCCCTACCTCGTCCGGGACCTGGAGGCCGCCGACATCGCGGTGCTCAAGGTCCAGCCGCTGGGGGGTGTCCGCGCCTGCCTGCGGATCGCCGAGGACATCGGCCTCCCGGTGGTCGTCTCCAGCGCGGTCGAGTCCAGCGTGGGCATCGCGGCGGGCGTCGCGCTCGCGGCTGCCCTGCCAGAACTGCCCCACGCGTGCGGCCTCGCGACGGTCCAGCTGCTCACCGACGACGTGGCGGTCGAGCCGCTGCTCCCCGTGGGTGGGATGCTGCCGGTGCGCACGCCCCAGGTGGACGCGGCGGCCCTCGAGCGGCTCGCCGCACCGGCTGACCGGGTGGCGCACTGGGAACAGCGGCTCGCCGACGTGAAGGAGCAGGGGTGA
- a CDS encoding AMP-binding protein, with the protein MSPLRVADEPGRAVVQLRQWLDATSPAQLLIETSGSTGSPKRVLLSRDAVLASVEASARRLGASGRWLLALPPSYVAGVQVVVRSLVAGHEPVVVQGLGFETALRTQGHDDGPLFTSLVPTQLHRLLEDEAETEALARLHTVLLGGGPIDPDLRRRAESAGIRVVATYGASETAGGCVYDGVPLDGVAIALGSDGRIRLGGPTIFDGYDGDPGLTAEVLVDGWYLTSDAGRLDDDGRLQVLGRLDDVVVSGGVNVPLPAVARRLREHPEVELAELVGVTDPEWGQRVVAFVVGEGLESRAARTSTTEVLRDWVAGVHPRSWAPRQVVVLPELPLLPNGKVDRRRLEELA; encoded by the coding sequence GTGAGCCCCCTGCGCGTCGCCGACGAACCCGGCCGTGCCGTCGTCCAGTTGCGCCAGTGGCTCGACGCGACGAGCCCGGCCCAGCTGCTCATCGAGACCTCCGGCTCTACCGGGAGTCCGAAGCGTGTCCTGCTCTCACGCGACGCCGTGCTGGCGAGCGTCGAGGCGAGTGCGCGCCGCCTCGGGGCGAGCGGTCGCTGGCTGCTGGCGCTGCCGCCGTCGTACGTCGCCGGGGTCCAGGTGGTCGTGCGGTCCCTGGTGGCCGGGCACGAGCCTGTGGTGGTGCAGGGTCTCGGCTTCGAGACGGCACTCCGCACCCAGGGACACGACGACGGCCCGCTCTTCACGTCCCTCGTGCCGACGCAGCTGCACCGGCTGCTCGAGGACGAGGCCGAGACGGAGGCTCTGGCGCGTCTCCACACGGTCCTGCTCGGCGGGGGGCCGATCGACCCGGATCTGCGTCGGCGGGCCGAGTCCGCGGGGATCCGCGTCGTGGCGACCTACGGAGCGTCGGAGACCGCGGGTGGCTGTGTCTACGACGGCGTGCCGCTCGACGGCGTGGCGATCGCGCTGGGGTCGGACGGACGGATCCGGCTGGGCGGTCCGACGATCTTCGACGGCTACGACGGCGATCCCGGGCTGACGGCCGAGGTCCTCGTGGATGGGTGGTACCTCACCAGCGACGCGGGCCGCCTCGACGACGACGGCCGCCTGCAGGTGCTCGGCCGTCTCGACGACGTGGTCGTCAGCGGGGGAGTGAACGTCCCACTACCGGCCGTCGCCAGGCGCCTTCGCGAGCACCCCGAGGTCGAGCTCGCGGAGCTGGTCGGGGTCACCGACCCGGAGTGGGGGCAGCGGGTCGTCGCGTTCGTCGTCGGAGAGGGTCTCGAGTCCCGCGCCGCTCGCACCTCGACCACCGAGGTCCTGCGCGACTGGGTCGCCGGCGTCCATCCGCGCTCGTGGGCCCCGCGACAGGTCGTGGTGCTGCCGGAGCTCCCCCTGCTGCCCAACGGCAAGGTCGACCGGCGACGTCTCGAGGAGCTGGCGTGA
- a CDS encoding MFS transporter, with translation MSIVTTVKTQATPPSPLAGRLATQSLLFALGEGTFMAGSAVFFTQIVGLTMAQVGLGLTIAGAAAFLAAYPMGLLVDRIGPKRCWAISSTGQAAMFAVWPFIDDFTGYVAMAVAMEVIGALGGTAHGAYTIDVLPPKERVTSRAYMYSALNVGFTLGSLVGGIALAFESLTLLQVVPFFTAAVFLVNAFNVATRLPKAPHDEKTAEERRVKLPGPGPMRNFGWLATCFFTGALWTNQVILNLVIPLWLVQRTDAPWVVLALLFGTNTVMCIFLPMAAARGIRDTRTALRAIRVSTVFFIVSCVITLSTHDSVGWMTIALFFFGHVTLTGAELYLSAASWTFEAELMDPRRRGEYQGASELAGTLGRVWAPAAFTFLAMNWGAVGWLTIAGLITVAAAALHPSTRMARSFLERHVPADVLADAAAGEAEDHAPPVGPPTVEQPAEPGGVHPGVPVV, from the coding sequence ATGAGCATCGTGACGACCGTGAAGACCCAGGCCACGCCACCCTCGCCCCTGGCGGGTCGCCTCGCCACGCAGTCGCTCCTCTTCGCCCTCGGCGAGGGGACGTTCATGGCCGGGTCGGCCGTCTTCTTCACCCAGATCGTCGGGCTCACCATGGCGCAGGTCGGGCTGGGCCTGACCATCGCCGGAGCTGCTGCCTTCCTCGCCGCCTACCCGATGGGCCTGCTCGTCGACCGCATCGGCCCCAAGCGGTGCTGGGCGATCAGCTCGACGGGCCAGGCGGCGATGTTCGCCGTGTGGCCGTTCATCGATGACTTCACGGGCTACGTCGCCATGGCCGTCGCCATGGAGGTCATCGGCGCGCTCGGTGGGACCGCCCACGGCGCATACACGATCGACGTCCTGCCTCCGAAGGAGCGGGTGACGTCGCGCGCCTACATGTACTCCGCCCTGAACGTCGGCTTCACGCTCGGCTCCCTGGTCGGCGGCATCGCCCTGGCCTTCGAGTCACTCACGCTCCTGCAGGTGGTGCCGTTCTTCACCGCGGCGGTGTTCCTGGTCAACGCGTTCAACGTGGCGACTCGACTTCCCAAGGCGCCGCACGACGAGAAGACCGCGGAGGAACGCAGGGTGAAGCTGCCGGGCCCCGGCCCGATGCGCAACTTCGGCTGGCTGGCGACCTGCTTCTTCACCGGCGCCCTGTGGACCAACCAGGTCATCCTCAACCTCGTCATCCCGCTGTGGCTCGTCCAGCGCACGGACGCCCCCTGGGTCGTCCTGGCGCTGCTCTTCGGCACCAACACCGTGATGTGCATCTTCCTGCCGATGGCTGCGGCGCGCGGGATCAGGGACACCCGTACGGCGCTGCGCGCGATCCGCGTCTCCACGGTGTTCTTCATCGTGTCGTGCGTCATCACGCTCTCGACGCACGACTCGGTCGGTTGGATGACCATCGCCCTCTTCTTCTTCGGCCACGTGACCCTCACCGGCGCCGAGCTCTACCTCTCCGCAGCCAGCTGGACCTTCGAGGCCGAGCTGATGGACCCGCGCCGTCGCGGTGAGTACCAGGGCGCCTCCGAGCTCGCCGGCACCCTCGGCCGGGTCTGGGCCCCCGCTGCGTTCACCTTCCTCGCGATGAACTGGGGCGCGGTCGGCTGGCTCACCATCGCGGGCCTCATCACGGTCGCGGCGGCGGCGCTGCACCCCTCCACGCGGATGGCCAGGTCCTTCTTGGAGCGCCACGTCCCTGCAGACGTGCTGGCCGACGCGGCCGCCGGGGAGGCCGAGGACCACGCGCCGCCCGTCGGCCCGCCGACGGTCGAGCAGCCTGCCGAGCCCGGTGGCGTCCACCCCGGCGTTCCTGTCGTCTGA